Proteins from a genomic interval of Vreelandella profundi:
- the fba gene encoding class II fructose-bisphosphate aldolase (catalyzes the reversible aldol condensation of dihydroxyacetonephosphate and glyceraldehyde 3-phosphate in the Calvin cycle, glycolysis, and/or gluconeogenesis) encodes MALISMRQMLDHAAEYGYGIPAFNVNNLEQMRAIMEAADATDSPVIVQASAGARKYAGAPFLRHLILAAVEEFPHIPVVMHQDHGTSPSVCQRSIQLGFSSVMMDGSLGEDGKTPTDYDYNVDVTRRTVEMAHACGVSVEGELGCLGSLETGMAGEEDGIGAEGKLDMEQMLTDPEEAAEFVKATQVDALAIAIGTSHGAYKFTKPPTGDTLSIQRIKEIHARIPDTHLVMHGSSSVPQEWLKIINQYGGQIPETYGVPVEEIIEGIKHGVRKVNIDTDLRLASTGAVRRFMAENPAEFDPRKFLKETVTAMRDLCIARYEAFGTAGNASKIKPINLEEMFLRYERGELAPKIK; translated from the coding sequence ATGGCTCTAATCAGCATGCGCCAGATGCTCGACCACGCTGCCGAATACGGCTACGGCATTCCGGCTTTCAACGTCAATAACCTCGAGCAGATGCGCGCCATTATGGAAGCCGCCGATGCCACCGACTCGCCGGTCATCGTACAAGCATCTGCGGGTGCGCGTAAATACGCGGGAGCGCCATTCCTGCGTCATTTGATTTTAGCCGCGGTTGAGGAGTTTCCTCACATTCCGGTGGTCATGCACCAGGATCACGGTACCAGCCCTTCCGTCTGCCAGCGCTCTATTCAGCTCGGCTTCTCCTCGGTGATGATGGACGGCTCGCTGGGCGAAGACGGTAAAACGCCAACTGACTACGACTATAATGTTGACGTTACCCGTCGCACGGTAGAAATGGCACATGCCTGTGGCGTTTCCGTTGAAGGCGAGCTGGGCTGCTTGGGTAGCCTGGAAACCGGCATGGCCGGTGAAGAAGACGGCATTGGCGCTGAAGGCAAGCTGGATATGGAGCAGATGCTCACAGACCCTGAGGAAGCCGCCGAATTCGTTAAAGCCACTCAGGTCGATGCACTGGCCATCGCTATTGGCACCAGCCACGGCGCTTACAAATTTACCAAGCCACCCACGGGCGATACGCTTTCAATCCAGCGCATCAAAGAAATTCACGCGCGTATTCCAGATACCCACCTAGTGATGCATGGCTCGTCCTCAGTGCCGCAAGAATGGCTGAAAATCATTAATCAGTACGGCGGCCAGATTCCCGAAACTTACGGCGTGCCGGTGGAAGAAATCATCGAAGGGATTAAACACGGCGTACGTAAGGTCAATATCGACACTGACCTACGCCTAGCCTCTACCGGCGCAGTGCGTCGTTTTATGGCTGAGAACCCCGCTGAATTCGATCCGCGTAAGTTCTTGAAAGAAACCGTCACCGCGATGCGCGACCTATGTATCGCTCGCTACGAAGCGTTCGGCACAGCAGGCAATGCCAGCAAAATCAAGCCGATTAACTTAGAAGAGATGTTCCTGCGCTACGAGCGCGGCGAACTGGCACCTAAGATCAAATGA
- a CDS encoding phosphoglycerate kinase — translation MNVKKMTDLPLEGQRVLIREDLNVPIKHGRVSSDARLRAALPTIQAAMDAGAKVMLMSHLGRPTEGEPADEFSLAPVAEHLSGLLGRPVPLVTAYLGETLALDNGDVVLLENVRFNSGEKKDDEQLAKQYAALCDIFVMDAFGTAHRAQASTHGVARFAPSACAGPLLAKELDALQKALANPARPMAAIVGGSKVSTKLDVLTTLADKCDQLIVGGGIANTFIAAAGYNVGKSLHEADLIDQAKALMEKVSIPLPTDVVVATEFSESAQAIVKPVDQVADNEMILDIGPETAAHLATMLKDAGTILWNGPVGVFEIDQFGNGTQVIAQAIADSAAFSIAGGGDTLAAIDKYAIADRVSYISTGGGAFLEYVEGKQLPAVAALEAAAKRG, via the coding sequence ATGAATGTGAAGAAAATGACTGACCTTCCCTTGGAAGGACAACGCGTGCTGATCCGTGAAGATTTAAATGTGCCCATTAAACATGGCCGCGTCTCCAGCGACGCCCGCCTGCGCGCAGCGCTGCCCACCATTCAGGCAGCCATGGACGCTGGCGCGAAAGTCATGCTGATGAGCCATTTAGGACGCCCTACTGAAGGCGAACCTGCCGATGAGTTTTCTCTTGCCCCCGTTGCTGAGCACCTGAGCGGCCTATTGGGTCGCCCGGTGCCTCTGGTGACCGCGTATCTCGGCGAAACGCTGGCACTCGACAATGGTGATGTCGTCCTTCTTGAGAACGTGCGCTTCAACAGCGGCGAGAAGAAAGATGACGAGCAGCTGGCGAAGCAGTACGCCGCGCTGTGCGATATTTTTGTTATGGATGCTTTCGGTACGGCCCATCGGGCACAGGCCTCGACCCACGGCGTCGCCCGCTTTGCACCCAGCGCCTGCGCAGGACCATTGCTGGCCAAAGAGCTCGACGCGCTACAAAAAGCGTTAGCGAATCCGGCCCGCCCTATGGCCGCCATTGTCGGCGGCTCAAAAGTCTCAACAAAGCTAGACGTACTCACGACGTTAGCTGATAAATGCGATCAGCTCATCGTGGGTGGAGGCATCGCCAATACCTTTATTGCCGCAGCGGGCTACAATGTCGGTAAATCATTGCATGAAGCCGACTTGATCGATCAGGCTAAAGCGCTGATGGAAAAAGTCTCGATCCCGCTACCTACCGATGTAGTCGTGGCCACTGAGTTTTCTGAATCAGCGCAGGCGATTGTCAAACCCGTCGACCAAGTAGCCGACAACGAGATGATTTTAGATATCGGTCCTGAGACGGCTGCTCACTTAGCCACCATGCTTAAAGATGCTGGCACCATTTTATGGAACGGGCCGGTCGGCGTATTTGAAATAGACCAGTTTGGTAACGGCACTCAGGTTATTGCCCAGGCCATTGCAGATAGCGCGGCTTTCTCTATTGCCGGTGGTGGTGACACGTTAGCGGCCATCGATAAATACGCCATTGCGGATCGCGTTTCCTATATTTCTACCGGTGGCGGCGCCTTCCTTGAGTATGTTGAAGGCAAACAGCTACCGGCCGTAGCGGCCCTCGAAGCGGCTGCCAAACGCGGCTAA
- a CDS encoding type I glyceraldehyde-3-phosphate dehydrogenase, translating into MANSASTYRIAINGYGRIGQCVLRALVERQLPGIEVVAINELSDLATMTYLTRYDTTHGRFPGEVDNDGHDLIVNGQRIQILCEQDPRNLPWKALDVDLVLECSGSFKDRASAELHLAAGAKRLLFSQPAENDVDATIVWGINEDQMRLSQRILSAASCTTNCLVPLLTVLDEALGLEHGVTTTIHSAMNDQPVIDAYHQTDLRLTRSAMQSIVPVDTGLALGISRLMPHLAGRFECLHVRVPTINVSAMDVALTVRSDTHRDAVNALLLTASRQRLQGVLGYTEAPMASIDFNHDPRSGILDATQTRVAGKRLIKLLCWFDNEWGFANRMLDISHRLARLSTET; encoded by the coding sequence ATGGCTAATTCCGCCTCTACGTATCGCATCGCTATTAACGGCTACGGACGCATTGGCCAATGCGTGCTGCGGGCCCTCGTCGAGCGGCAACTTCCTGGCATTGAGGTCGTGGCTATCAACGAACTCTCTGATCTCGCTACGATGACGTACCTGACGCGCTACGACACGACGCACGGCCGTTTTCCGGGTGAGGTCGATAACGACGGCCATGATCTCATCGTTAACGGCCAGCGCATCCAGATACTGTGCGAACAAGATCCGCGCAATCTACCCTGGAAAGCACTCGATGTAGACCTGGTGCTGGAGTGTTCAGGAAGCTTTAAAGACCGCGCCTCGGCCGAGCTGCATTTAGCCGCGGGCGCCAAGCGGCTGCTGTTTTCTCAACCCGCGGAGAATGACGTTGATGCCACCATTGTGTGGGGCATTAATGAAGACCAGATGAGGCTGTCTCAGCGCATTCTTTCCGCCGCATCGTGCACGACCAACTGCCTGGTGCCGCTGCTAACCGTTTTAGATGAAGCGCTCGGGCTTGAGCACGGCGTGACGACAACGATCCACTCGGCGATGAACGATCAGCCGGTGATTGATGCCTACCATCAAACGGATCTGCGCCTCACCCGCTCGGCGATGCAGTCGATTGTTCCCGTCGACACCGGCTTGGCGCTCGGCATTAGCCGCTTAATGCCTCATCTTGCGGGCCGCTTTGAGTGCTTACACGTACGCGTGCCGACGATTAACGTCTCTGCGATGGACGTGGCCCTCACGGTTCGCAGCGATACTCATCGCGATGCGGTGAATGCGCTGCTCCTGACGGCCAGCCGGCAGCGTTTACAGGGCGTTCTTGGCTATACTGAAGCCCCCATGGCGTCGATTGATTTTAATCACGATCCACGCTCAGGCATTCTGGACGCTACCCAAACCCGGGTCGCTGGCAAACGCCTCATCAAGCTGCTGTGCTGGTTCGACAACGAGTGGGGATTTGCAAATCGCATGCTCGACATTAGCCATCGACTAGCCAGACTTTCGACAGAAACGTAA
- a CDS encoding LrgB family protein: MNADLSPLELLTATPLFAVGLTLVAYLIGNRLFQHLKRPSWLPAILIAALLLAGALSLIGLPYPTYQEGAIWLTVLLGPATVALGMPLYQQLPRIVELWRPLAICLPIAATLAAFYALAIAWLLGSSDTILASIAAKSVTAPIAIGITEQLGGKVSLLLGALLVTGVITIPCVSIAARLLHINDERLIGFALGLNGHAIGTVRAFEISPAAGAFASLGMSLTGIFTAVLLPLAWRLLGMSSGYA; this comes from the coding sequence ATGAACGCTGATCTATCGCCGTTAGAGCTGCTAACCGCCACGCCGCTATTTGCGGTAGGGCTAACGCTGGTTGCTTACTTGATTGGTAATCGGCTGTTTCAGCACCTTAAACGCCCTTCTTGGCTACCCGCTATCTTAATCGCGGCACTGCTACTGGCCGGAGCGCTCTCGCTGATAGGACTGCCTTATCCGACCTATCAAGAGGGCGCGATATGGCTAACGGTATTGCTGGGGCCCGCGACGGTGGCGCTAGGCATGCCACTTTATCAACAGCTGCCGCGAATCGTGGAACTCTGGCGGCCGCTGGCGATTTGTTTACCTATTGCCGCCACGCTAGCGGCTTTCTATGCGCTTGCTATTGCCTGGCTGCTGGGCAGCTCCGACACCATACTCGCCTCCATTGCGGCCAAGTCCGTGACAGCGCCGATTGCTATCGGCATTACTGAGCAGCTTGGCGGTAAGGTGTCGCTGCTGCTAGGCGCACTGCTTGTAACCGGTGTTATTACCATTCCATGCGTCAGCATTGCCGCGCGTTTGCTGCATATCAACGATGAACGCTTGATCGGTTTCGCCCTTGGCCTGAATGGGCACGCCATTGGTACCGTCAGAGCATTCGAGATCAGCCCCGCCGCGGGTGCGTTCGCGTCACTGGGAATGAGCCTTACAGGCATCTTCACTGCGGTGCTGCTGCCGCTTGCCTGGCGACTGCTAGGCATGAGCAGCGGATACGCATAG
- a CDS encoding CidA/LrgA family protein, whose translation MPALSGFLWLISYWLIGEVVIYFTGLPVSSGVIGMLLLCATLALYGRVPSSIAAAAQPLIALLAMLIMPGVVGVFFIIGELAGQWTAILIALVVGTLLSVVTTLWLLKRLIGQSYER comes from the coding sequence ATGCCGGCACTCAGTGGCTTTTTATGGCTGATTAGCTACTGGCTGATCGGTGAAGTGGTCATCTACTTCACCGGTCTGCCGGTTTCTTCAGGCGTGATTGGCATGCTGCTGCTGTGTGCCACGCTTGCGCTGTACGGTCGCGTGCCTAGCAGTATTGCCGCAGCGGCACAGCCGCTGATTGCGCTGCTCGCTATGCTGATTATGCCCGGTGTCGTCGGTGTGTTTTTTATCATTGGCGAATTAGCCGGGCAGTGGACGGCGATTCTTATCGCCTTAGTGGTGGGCACACTTCTTAGCGTCGTCACCACCCTTTGGTTGCTTAAGCGACTAATTGGGCAATCTTATGAACGCTGA
- the tkt gene encoding transketolase — protein sequence MPSRFELANAIRALSMDAVQKAKSGHPGAPMGMADIAEVLWNDYLKHNPEDPKWADRDRFVLSNGHGSMLLYSLLHLSGYELSLEQLQNFRQLHSPTAGHPEFGYAPGIETTTGPLGQGFANAVGFAMAEKTLAAQFNRPGHAIVDHHTWCFLGDGCLMEGISHEVASLAGTQQLGKLIALYDDNGISIDGEVEGWFTDDTAKRFEAYGWHVVPNVDGHQPEEVKAAIELAKSHDDKPSLIICKTIIGFGAPNKQGKEDAHGSPLGDDEVALARTQLGWEHAPFHIPEPIYSAWDARDAGKQAQQAWEDRFARYTDAFPTEAREFTRRMKRQLPAELATEALIEQAQEKGESIASRKASFEALNVIGPQMPELLGGSADLAPSNLTFWKGAKAITPEDASGNYLHYGVREFGMGAIMNGIALHGGLVPYGATFLIFMEYMRNSIRMASLMGQQVIYVFTHDSIGLGEDGPTHQPIEQLTSLRTTPNLNTWRPCDAVETAASWDAAIKRHSGPTALVLSRQNLPHQQRTQAQLAAIQNGGYVLKDPTLKDSQGTPEMPELILIATGSEVSLAMDAAAELEQQGKAVRVVSMPSAYRFNGQDAEYRESVLPKAITKRIAIEAAHADYWYKYVGLEGRVIGMTTYGESAPADDLFKHFGFTVDNIVKQAHELLG from the coding sequence ATGCCGTCCCGTTTTGAGCTAGCCAATGCCATTCGCGCCCTTTCCATGGATGCTGTTCAGAAGGCCAAATCCGGCCATCCGGGCGCCCCCATGGGCATGGCTGATATTGCCGAGGTGCTATGGAATGACTACCTCAAGCACAACCCCGAAGACCCCAAGTGGGCTGATCGCGACCGGTTCGTGCTGTCTAATGGCCATGGCTCCATGCTGCTTTACTCGCTGCTGCACCTCAGCGGCTACGAGCTTAGCCTGGAACAGCTGCAAAATTTCCGTCAGCTGCATTCGCCCACGGCGGGGCATCCGGAGTTTGGCTATGCCCCCGGCATTGAAACGACCACGGGCCCGCTCGGCCAGGGCTTTGCTAACGCCGTAGGCTTTGCCATGGCTGAAAAGACCTTGGCAGCGCAGTTCAATCGTCCCGGCCATGCCATTGTCGATCACCATACCTGGTGTTTCTTAGGCGATGGCTGCTTGATGGAAGGCATCTCCCACGAAGTCGCTTCGCTAGCCGGTACCCAACAGCTGGGTAAATTGATCGCGCTGTACGACGATAACGGCATCTCAATCGATGGCGAAGTGGAAGGCTGGTTTACCGACGATACCGCCAAACGCTTTGAAGCTTACGGCTGGCACGTGGTGCCAAACGTCGATGGTCACCAGCCAGAGGAAGTTAAAGCGGCCATTGAACTGGCAAAGAGCCACGACGATAAGCCTAGCCTGATTATCTGCAAAACCATTATCGGTTTTGGCGCACCTAACAAGCAGGGCAAAGAAGACGCCCACGGCTCGCCGCTGGGTGACGATGAAGTCGCCCTGGCACGTACACAGCTGGGCTGGGAGCATGCACCGTTCCATATCCCCGAGCCGATCTATTCTGCCTGGGATGCTCGCGACGCTGGCAAACAGGCGCAGCAGGCGTGGGAAGACCGCTTTGCTCGCTATACAGACGCTTTCCCAACCGAGGCGCGCGAATTCACGCGTCGTATGAAGCGCCAGCTGCCTGCCGAGCTTGCCACTGAAGCATTGATTGAGCAGGCGCAAGAGAAGGGAGAAAGCATCGCATCGCGCAAGGCATCATTTGAAGCGCTGAATGTGATTGGCCCGCAAATGCCGGAACTGTTGGGAGGCAGTGCGGATCTGGCACCGTCTAACCTGACCTTCTGGAAAGGTGCCAAGGCGATTACCCCTGAAGACGCCAGCGGCAACTACCTGCATTACGGCGTACGTGAGTTTGGCATGGGCGCGATCATGAACGGTATCGCGCTGCACGGCGGCTTGGTGCCTTACGGCGCCACCTTCCTGATCTTCATGGAATACATGCGTAACTCGATTCGTATGGCATCGTTAATGGGTCAGCAGGTGATTTACGTGTTTACCCATGACTCCATCGGCCTGGGTGAAGACGGCCCGACGCACCAGCCCATTGAGCAGCTTACCAGCCTGCGCACGACGCCCAACCTTAATACCTGGCGTCCTTGCGATGCGGTCGAAACGGCCGCCTCATGGGATGCGGCGATCAAACGCCACTCCGGCCCGACCGCGCTGGTACTCTCACGTCAGAATCTGCCGCACCAGCAGCGCACTCAAGCGCAGCTAGCGGCCATTCAAAACGGCGGCTACGTTCTTAAAGACCCGACTCTTAAAGACAGCCAAGGCACGCCAGAAATGCCCGAGCTGATTCTGATTGCCACCGGCTCAGAAGTATCGCTCGCGATGGACGCCGCTGCCGAGCTTGAGCAGCAGGGTAAAGCCGTTCGCGTTGTGTCCATGCCCTCTGCATACCGTTTCAACGGCCAGGACGCCGAGTACCGTGAAAGCGTGCTGCCCAAAGCGATCACCAAGCGGATCGCTATCGAAGCGGCGCATGCCGACTACTGGTACAAGTATGTGGGTCTGGAAGGCCGTGTGATTGGCATGACGACCTACGGCGAATCGGCACCCGCGGATGATCTGTTCAAGCACTTCGGTTTTACGGTCGACAATATCGTCAAGCAAGCTCACGAACTGCTCGGCTAG
- the metK gene encoding methionine adenosyltransferase gives MSEYSLFTSESVSEGHPDKIADQISDAVLDAIIARDKQARVACETMVKTGVAIIAGEITTSAWVDLEMLVRDVITDIGYSSSQVGFDGATCGVINLIGKQSVEIAQGVDRTKPEDQGAGDQGLMFGYATNETDSFMPAPIHYSHRLVERQAELRKNGLLPWLRPDAKSQVTIRYNAQGRPCGVDAIVLSTQHDPDIGQEDLRKMVKREIIEHVIPADWLDDNTQYHINPTGKFVIGGPVGDCGLTGRKIIVDTYGGMARHGGGAFSGKDPSKVDRSAAYAGRYVAKNVVAAGLADKCEIQVSYAIGVAEPTSVSIDTFGTGKIEDKQIVALVREHFDLRPYAITKMLDLLHPMYQLTAAYGHFGRAPFEHSYTWSDDKGEQHTETFTAFPWEKIDKADALRQAANL, from the coding sequence ATGAGCGAATATTCCCTGTTTACCTCCGAGTCGGTCTCCGAAGGTCATCCTGATAAGATTGCTGACCAGATTTCTGATGCCGTATTAGATGCCATCATCGCCCGTGATAAACAGGCGCGTGTCGCCTGTGAAACGATGGTAAAAACCGGGGTGGCGATTATTGCCGGTGAAATCACGACGTCCGCGTGGGTCGATCTGGAAATGCTGGTGCGTGATGTGATCACCGACATCGGCTATAGCTCCTCACAGGTAGGCTTTGATGGCGCTACCTGTGGCGTGATTAATCTTATCGGCAAGCAGAGCGTTGAGATTGCTCAGGGCGTTGATCGTACCAAGCCAGAAGATCAAGGCGCCGGCGACCAGGGGCTGATGTTTGGCTATGCGACCAATGAAACCGATTCGTTCATGCCCGCACCCATTCATTATTCTCACCGTTTAGTCGAGCGCCAGGCTGAGCTGCGCAAAAATGGCCTGCTGCCTTGGCTGCGTCCGGATGCAAAAAGCCAGGTCACTATCCGCTATAACGCCCAGGGCCGTCCGTGCGGTGTCGACGCTATCGTACTTTCTACCCAGCACGATCCAGACATTGGGCAAGAAGATCTGCGTAAGATGGTTAAGCGCGAGATTATTGAGCACGTGATCCCCGCTGACTGGCTAGACGATAATACCCAATACCATATTAATCCAACCGGCAAATTCGTTATCGGCGGCCCGGTCGGTGACTGTGGATTAACCGGACGTAAAATCATCGTTGACACCTACGGCGGCATGGCGCGTCACGGCGGCGGTGCATTCTCAGGCAAAGACCCCTCAAAAGTGGATCGTAGCGCCGCCTATGCGGGCCGCTATGTAGCGAAGAACGTCGTGGCGGCAGGGCTGGCTGATAAGTGCGAGATTCAGGTCTCCTACGCGATTGGTGTGGCTGAGCCGACCTCGGTGTCGATCGACACTTTTGGTACCGGCAAGATTGAAGACAAGCAGATTGTGGCGCTGGTGCGTGAGCACTTTGATCTTCGCCCTTACGCGATTACCAAAATGCTGGATCTGCTGCACCCGATGTATCAACTCACCGCCGCGTATGGTCACTTTGGCCGCGCGCCGTTCGAGCACAGCTACACCTGGAGCGACGATAAAGGCGAGCAGCATACGGAAACCTTTACGGCTTTTCCGTGGGAAAAAATTGATAAAGCCGATGCGTTGCGCCAGGCCGCTAATTTGTAA
- the ligB gene encoding NAD-dependent DNA ligase LigB produces the protein MGLVTFSAQASECPHWQAERLARESHALAQQVQRWDTAYHDEGVSLIDDALYDQTVERLATWQRCLGNEFEHRPLSPLAPSDATLEHPAAQRGLHKADEDGVRRFTSRRDDLWIQPKVDGVAITLRYDQGELVDGVSRGDGERGQDWTARVRQLPAVPNMLSEPLSAVLQGELYWRLNQHVQSSSPASGARGAVAGAMAQSSPTDATFERIGLFVWDWPDGPTSMTERLAQLTRLGFDTADYTHALDSQRDAADWRETWFNGPLPFATDGVVIKQAERPGVSSWSSSPPEWALAWKYPAQQALAQVRGIEFRVGRTGRVTPLVWLNPVRLEGRRISRVSLGSLERWASMDVRPGDQVAVTLAGLTIPQLTEVVWHTQERAPLSAPSPQRYHLLSCFELTAGCDAQLLARLTYLGEQLDMQGVGEGTWHALLEAGVVTQLLDWMSVEPGELQQAHGIGETSAGALIEQFETARSASYADWLAALGMPPGGSARIGDWSALADYQHAQWQAISGVGPVRADALVAFFSHPEVQRMAQKLQQAGVDGF, from the coding sequence ATGGGGCTTGTCACTTTTTCCGCACAGGCTAGTGAGTGCCCCCACTGGCAGGCTGAGCGCTTAGCCAGAGAAAGCCACGCATTAGCCCAGCAGGTCCAGCGTTGGGACACCGCCTACCATGATGAGGGCGTGTCACTGATCGACGACGCCCTTTACGATCAGACCGTGGAGCGCCTGGCCACCTGGCAGCGCTGCTTAGGCAATGAATTTGAGCATAGGCCGCTTTCGCCGCTGGCACCTAGTGACGCAACGCTTGAACACCCGGCGGCCCAGCGCGGGCTCCATAAAGCCGATGAAGACGGTGTAAGGCGCTTCACCAGCCGTCGCGATGACCTGTGGATTCAACCCAAAGTTGACGGCGTGGCTATCACGCTACGCTATGACCAGGGTGAGCTGGTCGACGGGGTTAGCCGTGGTGACGGCGAGCGCGGCCAGGACTGGACGGCACGCGTGCGCCAGCTTCCCGCGGTTCCTAATATGCTTTCAGAACCGCTTTCGGCGGTACTTCAAGGCGAGCTGTACTGGCGATTAAATCAACACGTTCAGTCAAGCTCGCCCGCATCGGGCGCTCGTGGCGCGGTCGCAGGTGCGATGGCGCAGTCATCACCTACCGATGCTACGTTTGAGCGTATTGGGCTGTTTGTGTGGGATTGGCCCGATGGCCCAACGAGCATGACCGAGCGTTTAGCGCAGCTGACTCGCCTGGGCTTTGATACCGCTGACTATACCCACGCGCTTGATAGCCAGCGTGACGCCGCCGACTGGCGCGAAACTTGGTTTAACGGCCCGCTGCCATTTGCCACTGACGGCGTCGTGATCAAACAAGCGGAGCGCCCCGGCGTGTCAAGCTGGTCGTCCTCACCGCCGGAGTGGGCGCTGGCCTGGAAATACCCTGCGCAGCAGGCGCTAGCACAGGTGCGGGGCATTGAGTTTCGCGTTGGACGCACCGGACGCGTGACGCCGCTAGTATGGCTCAACCCGGTACGGCTGGAGGGGCGGCGAATTAGCCGCGTTTCGCTAGGGTCGCTTGAGCGCTGGGCGTCAATGGATGTACGCCCCGGCGACCAAGTGGCGGTCACGCTGGCAGGGTTGACCATCCCCCAACTAACGGAGGTGGTATGGCATACCCAGGAGCGCGCACCGCTGAGCGCGCCGTCGCCGCAGCGCTATCATCTACTCAGCTGTTTTGAATTAACCGCTGGCTGCGATGCCCAGCTGTTGGCACGGCTTACCTATCTCGGTGAGCAGCTCGATATGCAAGGCGTTGGCGAAGGCACCTGGCACGCGTTGCTGGAAGCCGGCGTGGTAACACAGCTGCTGGACTGGATGAGCGTGGAGCCAGGTGAGCTACAGCAGGCTCACGGCATTGGTGAGACCAGCGCTGGCGCGCTGATCGAACAGTTTGAGACCGCACGCTCGGCCTCTTATGCTGATTGGCTGGCAGCCCTTGGCATGCCGCCAGGCGGTAGTGCACGCATCGGTGACTGGTCTGCCTTGGCGGATTATCAGCACGCGCAGTGGCAGGCCATTAGCGGCGTGGGCCCGGTTCGCGCTGATGCGTTAGTGGCATTTTTTAGCCACCCAGAGGTGCAGCGCATGGCGCAAAAGCTTCAACAGGCGGGCGTTGATGGTTTTTAG
- a CDS encoding AEC family transporter, producing MDLAPGALAGPLLMLLSYVGLGWIAAQRLKLDPRPIATLLVYLIAPFTIFRALMNGGPTPNYLLLTLALFILSSLMALIVHRLTRDRFGEQEAALLAFSSGTGNTGYFGLPIAFILLPPEGVTLYLFCMLGINIYEFTVGFYLSARGRFSVRESLIKISRLPLIYTFLLALLLSSLKITLPAEVMSALEVFPATYTLLGMMIIGMTLSQVTLAAWDTRFVASCVGLRYLLWPLVMLAAVLLLQGLGLLSPELGMAMLLLGVVPMASNVVVVAMELGIQPQKGALAVLVSTLLAPLLIPLYLGFMLHITGLS from the coding sequence ATGGATCTTGCACCTGGGGCACTGGCTGGACCGTTATTAATGTTGCTCAGCTATGTGGGATTAGGCTGGATCGCCGCCCAACGGCTCAAGCTAGACCCACGTCCCATCGCGACACTGCTGGTTTACTTGATTGCACCCTTTACCATTTTTCGCGCGCTGATGAATGGCGGGCCGACGCCGAACTATCTATTGCTCACATTAGCGCTGTTCATCCTGTCGAGCCTCATGGCGCTGATTGTCCATCGTCTCACGCGTGATCGTTTTGGCGAGCAGGAGGCGGCGCTACTGGCATTTTCTTCGGGAACCGGCAATACCGGTTATTTCGGCTTACCGATCGCGTTTATATTGCTGCCCCCAGAAGGCGTTACGCTTTATCTGTTCTGCATGCTGGGGATTAATATTTATGAATTTACCGTCGGGTTTTATCTCAGCGCTCGCGGTCGCTTTTCGGTACGCGAAAGCCTGATCAAAATTTCTCGCTTACCGCTTATCTACACCTTCTTACTAGCGCTCCTGCTGAGCAGTCTAAAAATAACGCTGCCCGCTGAAGTAATGAGTGCGCTGGAGGTCTTCCCCGCCACCTACACGCTGTTAGGCATGATGATTATCGGCATGACGCTGAGCCAGGTGACCCTAGCCGCCTGGGATACCCGCTTTGTAGCGAGCTGCGTAGGGTTGCGTTACCTGCTGTGGCCTCTGGTGATGCTGGCTGCCGTGCTGCTATTGCAGGGGCTCGGCCTTCTTTCGCCTGAACTGGGTATGGCGATGCTGTTGCTGGGCGTCGTACCGATGGCGTCTAACGTGGTGGTGGTCGCTATGGAGCTGGGGATTCAGCCGCAAAAAGGCGCTCTGGCAGTGCTGGTTTCAACGCTGCTGGCACCGCTGCTGATCCCGCTTTATCTCGGCTTCATGCTGCATATAACGGGGCTTAGTTAA